The DNA region CAAAGCCGGATGCTCGCTTTCTGTGTGTGGGGCCGCCGCTCCGCGCCGGCTAAGAAAAGAAGCGACCCGCGACGGAGCGCGGGTCCCACATTTTTTGCGCAGGTCCCACGTGTTTTCACGGTGTGGGGCCGCCGCTCCGCGGCGGCTTTTCCGAAAAAACTCCGGCTGGCCATCGCCCGTTGAGTGCCGCCTGCGGTTTTCGAAAAGCGCTTACTCATCCTCGCGTTCTCCTTCTTCCAGAGGCAACTCTCTGCCGAGACGGGCGCGGGTAAAGGCGGTGATGGCGTCGTACATGGCCCGCACCTCAGGCTGCAAAGCGCTGCGGTGGGCACGAACGGTTTCCCAATCCCCGCGTACCAGGGGCCCGGTGAGAAAACCCCAACCCCCCGCGCGGTGGGCGTGCTCGGCCGCAGTTTTGGCAAGGTTGGCCACGGCCTGAGGTGCTTTTTCCGCAGGAAAACCGGCCCGTTGCAGCTCTTCCCGGGCGGCCTGCAAAAGGGCGTAGACCAGTGGCCCGGCCAGGGCAGCGGCGGCATGGTACAGGGGCCATGTCAGGTTACTGACCTCTACCGGCAGCATCCCCAGGGCTTGGGCCAGCTCGCGGGCGGCCGCCACCGCCACCGGGTGGCCAGCGAGGGTGACCACCGCGCCCCGGAAATCCACCGGCGGCTCCAGGGGGTGAGGGAAGGCCAGCATCGGGTGGAACACCCCCGTGGCGAATCCGCCCTGGGCCAGGGGCTCCAGCACGGCGGGGCCCAGCGCGCCCGAGCAGTGGAGGATCACCGCTTGGGATGCCAGCCCCGGCGCCAGCGCCCGGGCGGTTTCTTCTATTTCGCGGTCGCGAACGGCCAGAAGCACCCGCGCGACCACCGGGAGCGGATCGTCGGCATCAAGCAGAAGTTGTTCCGGGAGCACCTTTCCCGCGTTGGCACGGCTTTCCGGAGAACGGCAAAGGATGCCAGCTAACGGCACGTCGCGTTGAGAAAGGCCCCGCGCCAGCTGCAATCCCAGCCGCCCTGCTCCCACAATGAGCCAAGGTTCCATAGCTTGTTCATGATAAGGTAAACTTGATACGCGGCAGGAACGGCTATGGGGGACCGTGGGGAACTTTCCGCTCGGGAGCGCTTGATCGTTTGTGAGGTAGTCTCGCTCTACCTCCAGAGCGGAGAGCCTGTGGCTTCGGGGGTGCTGGCCCAGGTTTCCCGCACCGGCCTGTCCTCGGCCTCGCTTCGCAACATCATGGCGGCCCTGGAAGAAAAGGGGCTGCTGGTCCAGCCCCACCCCTCGGCCGGCCGCATCCCCACCGACCGGGCGCTCAAGGTTTACGTGGAGACCCTGGCCCAGGAGGCGGCGCTGCCGGAAGGGGAAGCGCAAATCCTCGCCGCTCGTCTTCCCCGGGAAGGCTCGCTGGACGAGCTTTTGCAGCGGGTGAGTGGGGTTTTGGCGGAAACCACGGCGGAGGTGGGCCTGGCGGCGGCGCCGGCACCGCGGGAAGCTGCCCTGGAGGCCATGCACTTTGTAAGGGTTTCCCGGGATCGGGTGATGGCGGTTGTGGTCACCCAGGGTGGGCTGGTGGACTCCCGGCTTTTGCCCACCGACCGGGAGTACACCCCCGAGGACCTGGAGCGCATTTCCAACTACTGCACCCAGGAGTTTCGCGGTTTGCGGCTTTCGGAGGTGCGGACTAGGCTGCAGGGGGTGGTGGCGGAAGAGCGGGCGCGGGGGGACGCGCTTCTGGCCGGGGTTTTGGCGTTGACCCAAAAGGCCCTGGAAGGTGAGCTGGAAACCGGCGGCGAGCTTTTTACCCACGGCACCGAGCACCTTCTGGCCAAAGCGGGCCCCAAGGAGCTGGTGGCGGTGCGGGATTTCTTCCGCGCCCTGGCAGATAAGGCGTCGCTGCTCCAGCTTTTGGACGCCTACCTGGAAGCCCCCGGGCCACGGGTGATCTTTGGACCGGAGCTTTCTTTTGACGCTGAAGGTAAGCTCTCGCTGATCGTGACCTCGTTCCACTTGGAAAGCGGGGAAGAGGGTTTGGTGGGGGTGGTGGGCTTTAAGCGGATGGACTACCCACGCATTGTGCCCATTGTGGATTTTGTGGGTCGGTTCATCACGGCCATGGGTATGAGGAGGCTTTACCAGTATGAACGAGCATGAGGAAAAGGGCATCCAGGAGGTGCAAGACGAGGGCGAGGCCTCGTCTCCGGCGGAGGAATCACCTCCAGAAGAAGCTGCCGAGGTTGCCGGGGAGAGTGTGGACCAAGCCCTGCAGGAGGAGCTGGCGCGACTCCAGGACGAGCTGAACCGCTTTCGCGAGCTTTACCTGCGCAAGCTGGCCGATTTTGAAAACTTCCGCAAGCGCAAGGAAAAGGAAGTGGAGGACTTTCGCGCGGCGGCCCACGCCGATCTGGTGCGCGATGTGCTGCCGGTCTTGGACAACCTGGAAAGGGCGCTGGCGGTTCCGGAAGGGGACGGTTCGGGGATCCGCGCCGGCGTGGAGCTGGTGCTGCGCCAGCTTAAGGACGTCCTCACCCGCTACGGTTTGGTGGAGCTGAACCCGCTGGCGGAGGCTTTTGACCCCCGGTACCATGAGGCCATTGCCCGCCAGGAGCGGGAGGACCTGCAGTGCGATCAGGTGTTGGAGGTTTTGCAGAAAGGCTATACGCTTCGCGGCAAGCTCCTGCGTCCCGCGCTGGTGGTGGTGGGTGTCCCCAAAAAGGGCGAAAGCTCAGAGGGAAGCGAAGAGCCGGGCTCAGGAGAAGCCGACGGGAGCCGAGGTGACCCATGGGCGCCGTGATTGGCATTGACCTTGGTACCACCAACTCGTGCGCGGCGGTGGTAGAAGGGGCCCGCCCGGTGGTGATCCCCAACCGCGAAGGGGCCCGCACCACCCCCTCGGTGGTGGCGCTGGCGGCGGACGGTGAGCTTTTGGTGGGGCAAATTGCCCGTCGGCAAGCGGTGACCAACGCCAAAAACACGGTCTACGCGGTCAAGCGCCTGATGGGCCGAAAGTTCAATTCCCCGGAAGTGCACCGGGCGCGGGAGCTGGTGCCCTACGCCATCGTAGAGGCACCCAACGGCGATGCGTACGTGAGCATTGGCGGAAAGACCTTTTCTCCCCAGGAAATTTTTTCCTTCATCCTGCGGGAAATCAAGGAGTTTTCCGAGCAAGCTCTGGAGACGCAAATTACCGAGGCCATCATCACGGTTCCGGCTTATTTCGACGATGCCCAGCGGCAGGCCACCAAGGACGCCGGCACGTTGGCGGGCCTTAACGTGCTGCGCATCATCAACGAGCCCACGGCCGCCGCTCTCGCCTACGGTTTTGGCCGCGGAGGCGGCACCGAGCTGGTGGCCGTTTACGATTTGGGCGGCGGCACCTTCGATATTTCGATTCTGGAAATTGGCGAGGGGCTTTACGAGGTCAAGTCCACCTCCGGTGATACCTTCCTGGGGGGTGAGGACTTTGACGCCCGCATCATCGAGCTGCTTTTGGACCACTTCAAAAAGGAAACCGGTGTGGATTTGTCCTCGGATCCCATGGCCATGCAGCGGCTCAAGGAAGCGGCGGAGCAGGCCAAATGCCAGCTTTCTTCGGCAGAGGTGGCCACCATTTCCTTGCCGTTCATTGCCCAGGCGGGCTCCAAGGCGCTGCACCTCAACTACTCGCTCACCCGCGAACAGCTGGAAGACCTGGTGCGCGATTTGGTGCTTAAGACCCTCGAGCCCTGTCGCAATGCGCTGGAAGCTGCCAGGGTGAGTCCCGAGCAAATCAATCAGGTCATCTTGGTGGGAGGACAAACCCGCATGCCCTTGGTGACCCGGACGGTTGCTGAGTTTTTCCGCCGTGAGCCGTGCCGGGATATCAACCCCGATGAGGTCGTGGCTGTGGGGGCGGCCATTCAAGCCGGCATCATTCAAGGAGAAGTTAAGGACCTGGTGCTTTTGGATGTGACGCCGCTGTCTCTGGGGATCGAAACTCGTGGCGGGCTTTTCACCAAGCTCATCGAGCGTAACTCCACCATCCCCACCCGTGCCACGCAAATTTTCACCACCGTGGCCGACAACCAAAGGGCGGTGGAAATCCACGTTTTGCAGGGGGAACGGGAGCTGGCGGCGGAAAACCGCTCCCTGGGCAAGTTCGAGCTGGTGGGCATTCCCCCGGCGCCCCGGGGGGTGCCGCAAATCGAGGTGACCTTTGCCATTGACTCCAACGGCATCGTGCAGGTGACGGCGCGGGATGTGGCTTCCGGTAAGGAGCAGTCCATCCGCGTGAACCCGGCCGGGGGTTTGAGCCGGGAGGAAATTGACCGCATGATTGCGGAAGCCGACCGTTTCCGCCGCCAGGACCAGGAACGCAAGGAAATCCGCCTGCTGCGCAACCGCTTGGAGGGCCTGGTGTACAACAGCGAAAAGGTGTTCAAGCAGTTTGGCGACGCCCTGGAGCCGGACAAGCGCAAGGAAGCCCAGGAAACCTTGCAACGGGCCAAGCGGGTGCTGGCTTCCGAAGACAAGGCGGCCATCCAGGAAGCCATTGCTGCTATGCAAGAGGTCTCCCGTTGGTTTACCCATCTCATGATGGCGGATCCCACCAGGCTGCTTTCCGGACTTTCCGGGTCCAGCTCGGAGGAAAGCTAGGGTATGGCGGCCAAGCGGGACTACTACGAGGTCTTGGGGGTGAGCCGCAACGCCACCCAGGAGGAAATCAAAAAGGCTTACCGCCAACTGGCGCTCAAATACCACCCCGACCGGAACCCCGGCAACAAGGAGGCGGAGGAAAAGTTCAAAGAAGCGGCCGAAGCCTACGCGGTGCTTTCCGACCCGGAAAAGCGGGCCCATTACGATCGCTTTGGCCACGCCGGGGTTGGTGAGCAGCCCTTCACCGGCTTTTCTCCCGATATCTTCGCAGACTTTGCCGACATCCTCGGCAGCTTCTTTGGCTTTGAGGGGATCTTCGGGCGCCGGTCCTCTTCCGGTCCCCAGCGGGGCGCAGACCTCCGCACCGTGGTGCGGATTTCCTTTGAGGAAATGGCCTCGGGCGTGGAAAAGGTGCTGCACGTCCCGCGGGAGGAAAACTGCTCCACCTGCGGTGGAACCGGGGCCGCCCCGGGGAGTCAGCCGGTGACCTGCCGGGTTTGCGGCGGGCGGGGGCAGGTGCGCCTGAACCAGGGCTTCTTCTCCCTGGTGAGGACCTGCCCCCAGTGCGACGGCAGCGGGCGGGTGATCACCTCACCCTGCCGGGAATGCAACGGCAGCGGGCGGGTGGAACGGCGGCGGGAGGTGCGGTTTTCCATTCCCGCCGGCGTGGAAAACGGCACCCGCCTGCGGTTGGTGGGCCAGGGGGAGGAGGGGGTGAGGGGAGGCCCGCCCGGGGACCTTTACGTGCAAATTCAGGTGGAACCCCACGACGTGTTTGTGCGTCAGGGTGCGGACATCCACGTGGAAGTGGAGGTTTCTGCCTTCCTTGCCGCTCTGGGTGGGGAAATCGAGGTCCCCACGCTTTCCGGGACGCAAACGGTGCGTCTCCCCGAGGGGTCCCAGCCGGGTGACACGGTGATCCTGCGGGGGGAAGGCTTGCCGCGGGTGGGCAGAGGGGGACGGGGCGACCTGGTGGTGCACCTCAAGGTGGTGGTGCCGAAGAAACTTTCCGGAAAGCAGCGGGAGCTGCTGCGGCAGCTTCTGGCCGAAGACCAGAGCAAGGAAAGCTCGGTGTTCCGCAAGGTGCGGGATTTCCTGGAGGGCAACGGGTGAGGGAGCACTTCTTGACGCTTTCCTTCCGTTTGCCCAAGCACCAGGAGGAGAGCCTGCCGGAGCTGCTTACCCCCTGGCCGGTCCTGGGCTGCGAGGTGCGGGAGGTAAACGCCGAGGTGGAAGTGACGGTGTTTTTGCAAAACCAGGCCCGGGCCCTGCTTCCGCAACTGAAAGGTGCCCTGAAGAGCTTCGGTGCTCTGGATTTGGCGGAAGGCACACAGCCGGACCTGGACTGGATTGGCGAGTACCGGCAGCTGGCCCGCCCCTTCCGGGTGGGCCACCGCTTCTGGATTGACCCCCACCCCGACACCCCAACCCCGCCCCCGGCGGGGTGCATCCACCTGCTCATCGAGCCCCGCCAGGCCTTTGGCACTGGCAGCCACGAGTCCACCCAGCTCATGCTGCTGCTGTTGGAGGATCGTCCGCCGGTAGGGGCGCGGGTTTTAGACGTGGGCACCGGTTCGGGGGTTTTGGCGTTGGCGGCCAGGGCCCTGGGAGCCCGCTGGGTTTTGGGGTTCGATGTGGACGCCGATGCGGTTTTCGTGGCTTGCGAAACCGCCCATCTTCATCCGCAATGGCCGGTGGCACTTTTTGCTGGGCCCAGCCGGGCTTTGGCCCCGCGACCGGCTTTTGATTTGATCCTGGCCAACATGCTGGTGGAGCAGTTTGTGCCGCTTTTGCCCCGCCTGCGTCGGCTCGTACACCCCGGGGGAACGCTTTTCCTTTCCGGTCTTCTGGTGAGCCAGAAGGAAGCGGTGGCAGGGGAGCTGGCGGCCAGCGGCTTTGCGCTGGTGGGGGAAAAGCAGCTGGGGGAGTGGGCGGCGGTGGTGGCCTCACCGCGGTGACCCGGCTGGTTCTCCCTGGGGCTTCTTTAGCTGTGGGGGAAACCCTGGTTCCCCGCAGTGTGGCCCACCACGCCCGGGTCAACCGGGTGCTCCCGGGGGAACCGGTGGAGCTTTTGGACCTGGCCGGGCGTATCGCCGTGGGAAAGCTTTCCCGCTGGAACCCCGATGGCTCCTGCTGGGTGGAGGTTTTTGAGCTGGTGAGCGGACGGGGGGAACCTCCGCTGCCGCTCACCTTGGCTTTAGCTGTGCTCCATACCCAAGCCTTCGACTGGGCGGTGGAAAAGGCCACGGAGCTGGGGGCCACGGCGGTGGTGCCGGTGCTCACGGAGAGGGTGCAGGGCCGCAACCACGAAAAAAGGGTGGCCCGCTGGCAACGGGTGGCCTGCGCTGCGGTGGCCCAGTGCGGGCGCTCGCTGGCCCCCCAGGTGCGGGCCCCGCAGCCTCTGGGCAGCTTCCTGGCGGAAGCCCGGGGGTTAAAGCTCGTGGCGGATTTTGCAGGGCAAGCGGTATCTCGCCTGGGCCCCGCCGATGCGGAAGGGGTTGTGGTGCTGGTGGGTCCGGAAGGGGGCTTTAGTGAGCAAGAGCGCGCGGCCATTGTCGAAGCGGGCTTTTCCCGCGTGTACCTGGGGCCCCGTACCTTGCGTGCGGAAACCGCAGCCATGAGCGCTCTGGTGCTCGTGCAGTCGGCCCTGGGTTGGTGGACAAAGTAGCGGGGAGGCGTTACCTTAGGAATTGGTGTCGGGGAGGGTAGGCGCCCGCCCAGCACCAACTTGACGATGTTTCGCCGGGGCAGGGCAGCGGCACAAAGCCGAAATTGCAACCGGCTACGCTTTAGGCCAAGCATGGTCAAGTTGGTGCTGGGAGGAAAGTCCGAACTCCAGGTGGGAGCACGCTGGGTAACGCCCAGCCGCGGTAACGCGAGGGAAAGTGCCACAGAAAACATACCGCCCCGCACCACTTCCCCAAAAGGGGCCACCACGCCAGGGAAGGCCTCCTGGGCCAAAACCTGCGAGGCCGCCGTCCCTTGGGGAAGTGGTGCGGGGTAAGGGTGAAAAGGTGGGGTAAGAGCCCACCGCTCGGCCGGTGACGGCCGGGGCATGGCAAACCCCGTGCGGAGCAAGGCCAAATAGGGGGACCAACGGGCCCCACCCCCGGTGGCGCCAAAAGCGCCGGGTCCCCGGGTAGGCCGCTTGAGCTGGCAGGTAACTGCCAGCCCAGAGGAATGGGTGCCCTCGACAGAATTCGGCTTACAGCCCTCCCCGACGCCGTTTTTTCTTGCCTCTTCGTGGTGTTCTGGCGCTGGTCCCGTCCGGCCCAGGGACTCACGGTACAATGCCGGCGTGAACCTGAGTAAGCCGTTGCCTCCGCCTCTGGTCCCCGGCGATGGGATCGGGGTATGGGCGCCCGCCAGCGCTCCCCGGTGGGAGGAGGTGGAGCGGGGGGTGGAGGTGTTGCGCCGCGCCGGTTTTATGGTGAAGCTGGCCGCCAACGTGGGCACCAAAACCGGCTACCTGGCGGGAAGCGACGGGGAAAGGCTTGGGGGGCTTTCCGAGCTTCTGGACTCAGGCTGCAAAGCGCTGTGGGCGGTGCGGGGTGGCTACGGGGTTATGCGCTTGTTGCCTGCCATCCCGTGGGACGTGCTGGCCGGCTGGGGCGGTTTTCTCATTGGCTATTCAGACATCACCGCCCTCCACGCCGCAGCGCTTGAAAGGCTTCCTTACGCTACCCTTCACGGCCCTATGATTACCTCGCTGGGTCGTTCAGCGGAGGCCACCGCGCGGGTCTTGGGCTTTCTGCAGGGCCAGGTCCCTTCGGTGCTCTTCCGTTTTTCGCAACAAAAAGTCCTCCGCGCCGGTGTGGCCAGGGGCTTCCTCATGGGGGGCAACCTTTCGCTCTTAGCCTCGCTGGTGGGAACACCTTTCGAGCCCCCCTGGGAAGGGGCGGTGGTGGCGTTGGAGGACGTGGAGGAGCCGGGGTACCGGCTGGACCGCATGCTCACGCAGCTGGCGTTAGCCGGCAGGTGGGAACGGGTGGCAGCGGTGGTGGTGGGGAAGATGGCCCGCTGCGGACGCGGGGAAGCAAGTTTCCGCGAGGCCTGGCACCGGCGTTTGCTGGAAGTGGTTCCCGAGGGCTGCCCGGTGGTCGTGGATTTGCCCTTCGGCCACGTGCGCCGCAACCTGGCCTTCCCGCTGGGGGTTGGGGTGGTTTTAGATACCGAAAAAGGTGTGCTCACCATGGAGGGTGCCTGTGCTTAAGGTCAAACCCACGCAGCTTTCCGAACCTTTGAAGGCAAAGCTCGAGCGCTTTCCGGCAGGGGCGACGATTTTTAAAGAAGGCGACCCCGGCTACGAGATGTTCATCATCTTTTCGGGAACGGTGCGCATTTCCCGCACCGTGGCTGGCGCTGAGGAGGAGCTGGCCAAGCTCAAAAAGGGCGATTTCTTCGGGGAAATGGCGGTGCTAGAGGACTACCCCCAGCGCTCGGCCACCGCCCAGGCCGTAACCGAGGTGGAGGTTTTGCGCCTGGGGAAGGCCGAGCTTTTGGAGTTTTTAAAAAACCAAAAGGCGGCCTTGGGGCTTTTGGAGCGCCTTTCCGCCCGTTTGCGGGAAACCACCGAGCGCTTGGCCAAGCTCACCCGCACGCCGGCCAGCTCGTTTTTGCCGCCGTTGCCCGCCAGTCAGGGGATTGAAGGGTGGGCGGTGCTGGTGCACGAGCCCTCCGGGCGATTCTTCCCGCTGCGGCCGGTGGGGGAAACCACCATTGGACGGCACGACTCGGTGACCGGGGTGACGCCGGATGTGGACCTCTCCAGCCTTGACCCTCAGGCTTCCGTTTCCCGTCGTCATGCGGTTATCAGAGCCGAAAACGATGGGCTTTATCTGGTGGAGATAAACCCCCATACAAACGGGACGTTTCTCAACACGCTGCGGTTGGAAACCCACAAGCCCTACAAGGTGATGGAGGCGGATTGGGTGCAGGTGGGGAACGTGCTGCTGCAGGTGCGCATCTTGGCCAACCCCCGCCCGCCGGCGGCATGAGCCTTTCACTTACCAGCGAGCTTGTAAGCCTTCCGGGCATCGGCCCGGCCCGCGCCCGACAGCTCCGGCAACACGGGCTTTTTACGGTGGCCGATGTGCTTTGGTACCTCCCCTACCGCTACGAAGACCGCTCCAACCCCACACCCATCGGGAGCCTGACGGTCCCCGATGTGGCGGTTACGGTGGTGGGGGAGGTTTGCGATGTGCGGGAGCGAAGGGCCCGCACCCGCAACCTCCATCTGGTGGAGGCGCTGGTCCAGGACCACACCGGCGCCATTCCGGTGGTGTGGTTTAACCAGCCCTACGTGGCCAAAAGCCTCAAACCCGGAACCCGCCTGTGGCTTTACGGCACGGTTCGCCTGGCCAAAAGCGGCTGGGGTTTGCAGCTGGTTTCCCCGGAGTGGGAGGTGGAGGAGGACAAAGAGCCCCTGCACCTGGGACGGGTGGTGCCGGTATACCGCCGTTTGGGTCCGCTGGGAGGCCGGTTCCTGCGCAGTCTGGCGGCCAGGATCCTGCAGCGGGTGGATATTGGGCCGTCGCTTCTGGACGAGGTGCTTCCCCCGGGATACCCGCCGCTGGCCCAGGCCTTCGCCCGGGTTCACTTCCCCGAGCTCACCGGTGGGCAAGACGAGGCGACCCGCCTGTGGCAGGAGCTGGCCCGGCGCACCTCCCCCTTTCACCGTCGCCTGGCGCTGGAGGAGTTTGCGGGTTTGGCCCTGGTTTTGGAAAAAACTCGCGCCGCCCGGGAGCGAATCCCCGCCCCGGTTTGCCAGGTGAGCGATCGGGAGCGGGCCTGGGCCCGGGCCATGCTGCCCTTTCCCCTGACGGCCGCGCAAAAGCGGGCGGTGGCGGAAATCGTGGCCGACCTGCAAAAGCCCACGCCCATGGCGCGGCTGCTGCAGGGGGACGTGGGCTCCGGCAAAACCGTGGTGGCGGCCTTGGCTTGCCTGGTGGTGTTGGCCTCGGGGTACCAGGTGGCCTTTTTGGCCCCCACCGAGGTGCTGGCCCAGCAGCACTTTGCCACGCTTTCCCGGCTCTTTTCGCCCACCCCCTTTCCCGTGCTGGTGCTCACCGGTTCCATGTTCGCGGCTGAAAAGGCGGAGGTGCGGGAGGTTTTGGCCCAGGGC from Thermoanaerobaculum aquaticum includes:
- a CDS encoding Rossmann-like and DUF2520 domain-containing protein — protein: MEPWLIVGAGRLGLQLARGLSQRDVPLAGILCRSPESRANAGKVLPEQLLLDADDPLPVVARVLLAVRDREIEETARALAPGLASQAVILHCSGALGPAVLEPLAQGGFATGVFHPMLAFPHPLEPPVDFRGAVVTLAGHPVAVAAARELAQALGMLPVEVSNLTWPLYHAAAALAGPLVYALLQAAREELQRAGFPAEKAPQAVANLAKTAAEHAHRAGGWGFLTGPLVRGDWETVRAHRSALQPEVRAMYDAITAFTRARLGRELPLEEGEREDE
- the hrcA gene encoding heat-inducible transcriptional repressor HrcA gives rise to the protein MGDRGELSARERLIVCEVVSLYLQSGEPVASGVLAQVSRTGLSSASLRNIMAALEEKGLLVQPHPSAGRIPTDRALKVYVETLAQEAALPEGEAQILAARLPREGSLDELLQRVSGVLAETTAEVGLAAAPAPREAALEAMHFVRVSRDRVMAVVVTQGGLVDSRLLPTDREYTPEDLERISNYCTQEFRGLRLSEVRTRLQGVVAEERARGDALLAGVLALTQKALEGELETGGELFTHGTEHLLAKAGPKELVAVRDFFRALADKASLLQLLDAYLEAPGPRVIFGPELSFDAEGKLSLIVTSFHLESGEEGLVGVVGFKRMDYPRIVPIVDFVGRFITAMGMRRLYQYERA
- the grpE gene encoding nucleotide exchange factor GrpE — protein: MNEHEEKGIQEVQDEGEASSPAEESPPEEAAEVAGESVDQALQEELARLQDELNRFRELYLRKLADFENFRKRKEKEVEDFRAAAHADLVRDVLPVLDNLERALAVPEGDGSGIRAGVELVLRQLKDVLTRYGLVELNPLAEAFDPRYHEAIARQEREDLQCDQVLEVLQKGYTLRGKLLRPALVVVGVPKKGESSEGSEEPGSGEADGSRGDPWAP
- the dnaK gene encoding molecular chaperone DnaK, whose product is MGAVIGIDLGTTNSCAAVVEGARPVVIPNREGARTTPSVVALAADGELLVGQIARRQAVTNAKNTVYAVKRLMGRKFNSPEVHRARELVPYAIVEAPNGDAYVSIGGKTFSPQEIFSFILREIKEFSEQALETQITEAIITVPAYFDDAQRQATKDAGTLAGLNVLRIINEPTAAALAYGFGRGGGTELVAVYDLGGGTFDISILEIGEGLYEVKSTSGDTFLGGEDFDARIIELLLDHFKKETGVDLSSDPMAMQRLKEAAEQAKCQLSSAEVATISLPFIAQAGSKALHLNYSLTREQLEDLVRDLVLKTLEPCRNALEAARVSPEQINQVILVGGQTRMPLVTRTVAEFFRREPCRDINPDEVVAVGAAIQAGIIQGEVKDLVLLDVTPLSLGIETRGGLFTKLIERNSTIPTRATQIFTTVADNQRAVEIHVLQGERELAAENRSLGKFELVGIPPAPRGVPQIEVTFAIDSNGIVQVTARDVASGKEQSIRVNPAGGLSREEIDRMIAEADRFRRQDQERKEIRLLRNRLEGLVYNSEKVFKQFGDALEPDKRKEAQETLQRAKRVLASEDKAAIQEAIAAMQEVSRWFTHLMMADPTRLLSGLSGSSSEES
- the dnaJ gene encoding molecular chaperone DnaJ, with protein sequence MAAKRDYYEVLGVSRNATQEEIKKAYRQLALKYHPDRNPGNKEAEEKFKEAAEAYAVLSDPEKRAHYDRFGHAGVGEQPFTGFSPDIFADFADILGSFFGFEGIFGRRSSSGPQRGADLRTVVRISFEEMASGVEKVLHVPREENCSTCGGTGAAPGSQPVTCRVCGGRGQVRLNQGFFSLVRTCPQCDGSGRVITSPCRECNGSGRVERRREVRFSIPAGVENGTRLRLVGQGEEGVRGGPPGDLYVQIQVEPHDVFVRQGADIHVEVEVSAFLAALGGEIEVPTLSGTQTVRLPEGSQPGDTVILRGEGLPRVGRGGRGDLVVHLKVVVPKKLSGKQRELLRQLLAEDQSKESSVFRKVRDFLEGNG
- a CDS encoding 50S ribosomal protein L11 methyltransferase, translating into MREHFLTLSFRLPKHQEESLPELLTPWPVLGCEVREVNAEVEVTVFLQNQARALLPQLKGALKSFGALDLAEGTQPDLDWIGEYRQLARPFRVGHRFWIDPHPDTPTPPPAGCIHLLIEPRQAFGTGSHESTQLMLLLLEDRPPVGARVLDVGTGSGVLALAARALGARWVLGFDVDADAVFVACETAHLHPQWPVALFAGPSRALAPRPAFDLILANMLVEQFVPLLPRLRRLVHPGGTLFLSGLLVSQKEAVAGELAASGFALVGEKQLGEWAAVVASPR
- a CDS encoding RsmE family RNA methyltransferase, translating into MTRLVLPGASLAVGETLVPRSVAHHARVNRVLPGEPVELLDLAGRIAVGKLSRWNPDGSCWVEVFELVSGRGEPPLPLTLALAVLHTQAFDWAVEKATELGATAVVPVLTERVQGRNHEKRVARWQRVACAAVAQCGRSLAPQVRAPQPLGSFLAEARGLKLVADFAGQAVSRLGPADAEGVVVLVGPEGGFSEQERAAIVEAGFSRVYLGPRTLRAETAAMSALVLVQSALGWWTK
- a CDS encoding S66 peptidase family protein, producing MNLSKPLPPPLVPGDGIGVWAPASAPRWEEVERGVEVLRRAGFMVKLAANVGTKTGYLAGSDGERLGGLSELLDSGCKALWAVRGGYGVMRLLPAIPWDVLAGWGGFLIGYSDITALHAAALERLPYATLHGPMITSLGRSAEATARVLGFLQGQVPSVLFRFSQQKVLRAGVARGFLMGGNLSLLASLVGTPFEPPWEGAVVALEDVEEPGYRLDRMLTQLALAGRWERVAAVVVGKMARCGRGEASFREAWHRRLLEVVPEGCPVVVDLPFGHVRRNLAFPLGVGVVLDTEKGVLTMEGACA
- a CDS encoding cyclic nucleotide-binding domain-containing protein; amino-acid sequence: MLKVKPTQLSEPLKAKLERFPAGATIFKEGDPGYEMFIIFSGTVRISRTVAGAEEELAKLKKGDFFGEMAVLEDYPQRSATAQAVTEVEVLRLGKAELLEFLKNQKAALGLLERLSARLRETTERLAKLTRTPASSFLPPLPASQGIEGWAVLVHEPSGRFFPLRPVGETTIGRHDSVTGVTPDVDLSSLDPQASVSRRHAVIRAENDGLYLVEINPHTNGTFLNTLRLETHKPYKVMEADWVQVGNVLLQVRILANPRPPAA
- the recG gene encoding ATP-dependent DNA helicase RecG, which codes for MSLSLTSELVSLPGIGPARARQLRQHGLFTVADVLWYLPYRYEDRSNPTPIGSLTVPDVAVTVVGEVCDVRERRARTRNLHLVEALVQDHTGAIPVVWFNQPYVAKSLKPGTRLWLYGTVRLAKSGWGLQLVSPEWEVEEDKEPLHLGRVVPVYRRLGPLGGRFLRSLAARILQRVDIGPSLLDEVLPPGYPPLAQAFARVHFPELTGGQDEATRLWQELARRTSPFHRRLALEEFAGLALVLEKTRAARERIPAPVCQVSDRERAWARAMLPFPLTAAQKRAVAEIVADLQKPTPMARLLQGDVGSGKTVVAALACLVVLASGYQVAFLAPTEVLAQQHFATLSRLFSPTPFPVLVLTGSMFAAEKAEVREVLAQGQPALVVGTHALLEETVAFPRLGMAVVDEQHRFGTSQRQKLVEKGASPHLLVMTATPIPRSLALSLYGDLEVSVLDELPPGRKPVRTVIRERDALPRLLDFIRREVAEGGRVYWVFPVIEESEALSLKALKAHERALKRLLPEIPCGTVHGRMAAADRDRVMRAFAAGEVSVLFATTVIEVGVDVPEASLMVIENPERFGLAQLHQLRGRVGRGRRRSFCVLLLGENVSPEARKRLEFFAATNDGFAVAEEDFRLRGPGEFTGLRQWGRPEFRAASFFVHQQELELARRLVRTLFSQGRQQELERGLLLPPSLGQEIPPA